Proteins from a single region of Hermetia illucens chromosome 3, iHerIll2.2.curated.20191125, whole genome shotgun sequence:
- the LOC119650895 gene encoding uncharacterized protein LOC119650895, which produces MDHSPTTFLNKLPIANTSEYYILKSIWSSEEVNLNLIDFRDASNEWSGSISNEYLKASAEALDIPFDDFCAETKGALSTNGGLRSFEYAIENDEFVLRKVDTVRVIYCQVPLVRETSLLQKVFLEAMDTIDTLKIELSTKQLDYQTLDMEFKMLAQSYEKSVVEKNASEKELLQKCAALLNSKKNKIAELQELLAEGRRLAEQNRVSSNVQQGSNGDGERLTQPMPISETQRPVRSLPKRKNLVAAETAEKRIRTLEQEAEEVNKVRPGKSDDSEKALDSEDMFDAMIG; this is translated from the coding sequence GCTAACACTAGcgaatattatattttgaaatccaTCTGGTCGTCAGAGGAAgtcaatttgaatttgattgatttCCGGGATGCAAGCAACGAATGGTCAGGAAGCATCTCAAATGAATATTTGAAGGCATCGGCAGAAGCACTCGATATACCCTTCGATGATTTCTGCGCAGAAACGAAGGGAGCTCTAAGTACAAATGGCGGTTTGCGTAGCTTTGAATACGCCATAGAAAACGACGAATTTGTCCTGCGGAAGGTTGATACAGTCAGAGTAATATATTGCCAAGTGCCTCTGGTTCGCGAAACAAGTCTCCTTCAGAAAGTCTTCCTTGAAGCGATGGACACAATTGACACCCTTAAAATTGAGCTTAGCACGAAGCAACTGGATTACCAAACATTAGACATGGAATTCAAAATGCTTGCCCAATCTTATGAAAAATCGGTCGTTGAGAAAAACGCCAGTGAAAAGGAGTTACTACAGAAGTGTGCTGCGCTGCTGaactcaaagaaaaataaaatcgcgGAGCTACAGGAATTACTAGCGGAAGGTCGAAGATTAGCAGAACAAAACCGTGTTTCATCAAACGTTCAGCAAGGAAGCAATGGCGATGGCGAGCGACTAACACAACCCATGCCCATTTCTGAAACGCAACGGCCAGTTCGATCTTTGCCTAAACGAAAAAATTTGGTTGCAGCTGAAACAGCTGAGAAACGGATCAGGACACTGGAGCAAGAGGCCGAAGAAGTGAATAAGGTAAGACCAGGGAAAAGTGATGACAGCGAGAAAGCTTTGGACAGTGAAGATATGTTTGACGCTATGATAGGATGA